One window of Phycisphaeraceae bacterium genomic DNA carries:
- a CDS encoding type II secretion system F family protein, with product MPPTHANSSTGATFLFVAAKTKGGRSMGVRSAVNQRALAESLRQERLLLMKAVPLPNWVGGSGAKISLKDQSQLSDILGQLLTRGVPLVETLQVSEETVPSRIRQRVAIVRQKVAAGSSFADAAQAAGLVDAVTGAVYRAAERSGDLGGAAQQVAKTARRQLAVRGKAATVMVYPAIVLTMSLLIGTGMMMFIVPMILGELQKMSELNLFSQIVLTVGTFMRTYWWGVVLFAVGILMTVVLGRKIVGRLVGGLMRKLPVMRDLVLAQESAGFFSVLSALSRSGVPLGDAIGIGRNVISHPRLYKQFGTLQTQLIEGAPLPRLIDNVTALSPATRHLLVAAERSGDLDSAFDTLAEDLTVEVDRQTSRLLAALEPMVIVMMFLIIGTIILSIMIPMITSAGKGLG from the coding sequence GTGCCACCAACCCACGCTAACTCATCGACCGGAGCAACATTTCTATTCGTTGCCGCCAAGACCAAGGGGGGACGGTCGATGGGGGTGCGCTCTGCTGTCAATCAGCGGGCGCTGGCCGAATCTTTGCGTCAGGAGCGACTGCTGCTCATGAAAGCCGTGCCGCTTCCGAACTGGGTGGGCGGTTCCGGTGCGAAGATATCACTCAAGGATCAGTCGCAGCTTTCGGATATCCTCGGACAACTGCTCACGCGAGGCGTGCCACTTGTTGAGACGCTGCAGGTGTCAGAGGAAACGGTGCCATCGCGAATCCGTCAGCGTGTCGCGATCGTGCGACAGAAGGTCGCAGCGGGTTCTTCCTTTGCGGATGCAGCTCAGGCGGCAGGGCTCGTCGATGCAGTCACAGGTGCTGTGTATCGTGCTGCAGAACGATCGGGCGATCTTGGAGGCGCTGCCCAGCAGGTTGCGAAGACAGCACGCAGGCAGCTTGCCGTTCGTGGAAAAGCAGCAACCGTTATGGTGTATCCAGCGATTGTGCTGACTATGAGCCTGCTCATTGGCACCGGCATGATGATGTTCATTGTGCCCATGATCCTGGGTGAACTGCAGAAGATGAGCGAACTGAATCTGTTCTCACAGATTGTGCTCACTGTGGGCACGTTCATGCGCACCTACTGGTGGGGCGTGGTGCTCTTTGCAGTCGGCATACTCATGACAGTTGTGCTCGGAAGAAAGATTGTCGGCAGGCTTGTGGGCGGTCTGATGCGCAAGCTCCCGGTGATGCGGGATCTTGTGCTTGCGCAGGAATCTGCCGGTTTTTTCTCTGTGCTGTCTGCGCTCTCGCGTTCGGGTGTGCCGCTGGGCGATGCGATCGGCATCGGTCGGAACGTCATCTCGCATCCGAGGCTCTACAAGCAGTTTGGCACCTTGCAAACGCAACTCATCGAGGGCGCACCGCTCCCGAGACTGATTGACAATGTGACAGCACTCTCGCCCGCAACGCGCCATCTGCTCGTCGCTGCAGAGCGTTCTGGTGATCTTGACAGTGCGTTCGATACACTCGCCGAGGACCTGACTGTCGAGGTCGATCGGCAGACATCGCGACTGCTCGCAGCTCTTGAGCCGATGGTCATCGTGATGATGTTTCTCATTATCGGCACTATCATTCTGTCGATCATGATCCCAATGATCACCAGTGCCGGAAAGGGCCTCGGATAA
- a CDS encoding type II secretion system protein GspG: MLQRSAEAEEDEGWFEMKSRTAQHTFRAARGFSLLEITLVIALIGLLMGVAVIAFAPTLLRGKEAATKATMRNVDQSLKSFSGSNPNAGYPQTLAELVPSYLEATPKDGWGNEFYYKVGSNRAGKGYDLISLGADGTAETADDINLWDVIEGN; encoded by the coding sequence ATGCTTCAGCGATCTGCTGAGGCAGAAGAAGACGAAGGTTGGTTTGAAATGAAGTCACGTACAGCACAGCACACATTCCGCGCTGCTCGCGGTTTTTCATTGCTTGAGATCACGCTCGTGATTGCACTCATAGGTCTGTTGATGGGCGTTGCGGTGATCGCGTTTGCACCGACACTTCTGCGTGGCAAGGAAGCTGCAACGAAGGCAACGATGCGCAATGTCGATCAGTCACTGAAGTCATTCAGCGGCTCAAACCCGAACGCAGGGTATCCACAAACTCTTGCTGAGCTCGTGCCGAGCTATCTTGAAGCAACGCCGAAAGACGGCTGGGGCAACGAGTTCTACTACAAGGTTGGCTCAAACCGTGCGGGCAAGGGGTACGACCTGATCTCACTGGGTGCCGATGGCACAGCGGAAACCGCCGACGACATCAACCTCTGGGATGTGATCGAGGGCAACTGA
- a CDS encoding type II secretion system protein — MRAHAHNFRRSSRVAFTLLEMVLAMALLAVISAALLSGVSAIWQAQVRQQQRLACAELANRLILQFLDDKSTLPASGTALRYGPWEFAWVLDEQPVKIVEAEAIRAKRESQQGTMAGPNLDRMREVRVLVWMSDDPLTAGRDGATGKTPQHGLVRLYDPQNIARHPDALQRMLDAGGVFGSALDDGQTSRGSDLSFSGNESGER; from the coding sequence GTGCGCGCACACGCACACAACTTCAGACGATCGTCTCGTGTTGCGTTCACGCTGCTGGAGATGGTCCTCGCGATGGCGCTGCTTGCAGTGATCTCGGCAGCGCTGCTCTCGGGCGTGAGCGCCATCTGGCAGGCCCAGGTGCGTCAGCAGCAGCGACTTGCGTGCGCTGAGCTTGCGAACAGGCTTATTCTCCAGTTTCTCGATGACAAATCCACGCTGCCAGCGTCGGGTACCGCACTGCGTTATGGCCCATGGGAGTTTGCGTGGGTGCTTGACGAGCAGCCGGTCAAAATCGTGGAGGCTGAGGCGATCAGAGCAAAGCGAGAATCGCAGCAAGGAACGATGGCTGGCCCCAACCTTGATCGCATGCGCGAGGTGCGTGTGCTAGTGTGGATGAGCGACGATCCGCTGACCGCTGGACGTGATGGCGCGACCGGTAAAACTCCACAACATGGACTCGTGCGCCTGTATGATCCGCAGAACATTGCGCGTCACCCTGATGCGCTCCAGCGCATGCTCGATGCGGGTGGTGTGTTCGGGAGCGCGCTCGATGACGGGCAGACCTCTCGCGGTAGCGACCTGAGTTTTTCCGGCAACGAAAGTGGGGAACGATGA
- a CDS encoding prepilin-type N-terminal cleavage/methylation domain-containing protein, whose protein sequence is MNGSPAAHRNQSGFTLLELSLAVAVGSVILLAALSVFGTMQSVSTRYQKRADDVHELERAHLILRRAFGSVVMATMSETRETFGQEMMERPRILLDNSGVLGAWGVMRLPEQIQQRHFDNVVAKSFRSTGSNQQKLTFEHPLGTGLPRLELALSRHPALPDSLRSNVPTTMLQERAARLAMPYGYADNTQRYQLPEGVGGLNALTDEEGSPVAVRGVFELVANPVPEKPRLAGIDPEPQTWSLYYRPIAIYRRPIEENEQSEPVRGEETGSESGEQIEQTEQAIGTKPTEELVEYRVLGLEESVQILSNVTFLRWIAFQGGHMRNAYRASAVTEMPAYMELEFTTASGLTAQWMFDVSWSVGAELGSELAGQMREEEQQRSQGANEEQSGRGSGTGDGGSGGARNFGGNGRSGGDR, encoded by the coding sequence ATGAACGGCTCTCCCGCTGCACACCGGAATCAATCTGGCTTCACACTGCTCGAACTCTCACTGGCAGTTGCGGTGGGCAGTGTTATTCTGCTCGCAGCGCTCTCGGTGTTCGGCACAATGCAGTCGGTGTCAACCCGGTACCAGAAACGTGCGGACGATGTGCATGAACTCGAGCGCGCGCATCTGATTCTGCGTCGGGCGTTCGGATCTGTAGTCATGGCGACGATGTCCGAAACACGCGAAACGTTCGGACAGGAGATGATGGAGCGTCCGCGCATCCTGCTCGATAACTCTGGCGTGCTCGGTGCGTGGGGAGTGATGAGGCTTCCGGAACAGATCCAGCAACGCCACTTTGATAACGTGGTGGCCAAGAGCTTTCGCTCCACAGGGAGCAATCAGCAGAAACTTACGTTCGAACACCCACTGGGGACAGGGCTTCCAAGGCTGGAGCTTGCGCTTTCCCGCCATCCAGCGCTTCCTGATTCCTTGCGCAGTAATGTTCCCACAACCATGCTGCAGGAGCGCGCGGCGCGGCTGGCAATGCCGTATGGGTACGCTGACAACACCCAGCGGTACCAGCTTCCGGAAGGTGTTGGCGGATTGAACGCGCTGACCGACGAAGAGGGTTCGCCCGTCGCGGTGCGCGGCGTGTTTGAACTGGTAGCAAACCCAGTGCCTGAAAAACCTCGTCTTGCCGGAATCGATCCCGAACCACAGACGTGGTCGCTGTACTACAGACCCATTGCGATCTACCGACGCCCGATCGAAGAGAACGAGCAATCAGAACCTGTTCGTGGCGAAGAAACAGGTAGTGAATCCGGTGAACAGATCGAGCAAACCGAGCAAGCAATCGGCACAAAGCCAACCGAGGAACTTGTTGAGTATCGTGTTCTTGGCCTTGAGGAGTCTGTCCAGATTCTCTCGAATGTAACGTTTCTCCGCTGGATTGCGTTCCAGGGAGGCCACATGCGTAACGCGTATCGCGCGTCCGCAGTAACCGAGATGCCGGCATATATGGAGCTTGAGTTTACCACAGCCAGCGGGTTGACAGCGCAATGGATGTTCGATGTGTCGTGGTCTGTCGGCGCGGAGCTTGGCAGTGAGCTTGCAGGGCAAATGCGTGAGGAGGAACAGCAACGATCGCAGGGGGCGAACGAGGAGCAGTCAGGTCGTGGAAGCGGCACGGGCGATGGCGGCAGTGGTGGCGCTCGCAACTTTGGAGGCAATGGTCGATCGGGGGGAGACCGATGA
- a CDS encoding tetratricopeptide repeat protein, producing the protein MNRSKLYLHNAVCVLAAGAVVASMLAAVGCGQRSTHTANSSEAEQMPYEERLSLAMRALDRGRNFQDRGNLEAAEAEFKNSLELLPDLGAAWNNLGLIYMTQDRTLEADAAFRAAADAMPTDPRPLVNLGILLHRRGHATQARTAFLNALQRDPNHVEALRGAYVADVALRTTDEEMLDRVSRALLIERDPVWLEKYRYEKLRIEQALREKVLEYR; encoded by the coding sequence ATGAACAGGTCAAAGCTCTATTTGCACAACGCGGTTTGCGTATTGGCAGCAGGTGCTGTGGTTGCGAGCATGCTTGCTGCAGTGGGGTGTGGTCAGCGTTCGACACACACGGCAAACTCGTCGGAAGCCGAGCAGATGCCCTACGAGGAGCGGCTGTCACTCGCGATGCGTGCGCTCGATCGTGGTCGCAACTTCCAGGATCGGGGAAACCTTGAAGCAGCAGAAGCAGAGTTTAAGAACTCGCTCGAACTTCTTCCCGATCTTGGTGCAGCATGGAACAACCTCGGGTTGATCTATATGACACAGGATCGCACGCTTGAAGCGGATGCCGCCTTTCGCGCGGCCGCCGATGCCATGCCGACAGATCCAAGGCCGCTTGTGAACCTCGGTATCCTGCTCCACCGGCGCGGTCATGCGACACAGGCGCGCACAGCATTTCTGAACGCGCTGCAGCGGGACCCAAACCACGTGGAAGCACTGCGCGGAGCATATGTTGCTGACGTTGCGCTGCGAACAACCGACGAAGAAATGCTCGATCGTGTCAGCCGAGCACTGCTTATCGAGAGGGATCCTGTCTGGCTTGAGAAATACCGGTACGAGAAACTTCGTATAGAGCAGGCATTGCGCGAAAAGGTGCTCGAATATAGGTAG
- the mgtE gene encoding magnesium transporter, translating into MNPTAELLQPEIEELIRNKRFADLRSAIHALPYADLALIFAEIDPALAAVGFRLLPREDAAELFSYLDPEQQEALIGQFGNDHVREIFDELGADDLAYLLEEMPSDIARRIVNTISPETREAAQRLLGYPEESVGRLMTPDYIRLKIDWTVARALAHIRAYGRDAETINVVYIVDDHDKLVSDLKLRTLLLASPDAPLSDLQQNTPTSLFADDDREEAVRAMAKYDRIALPVVDHAGVLLGIVTSDDVADVAEEEATEDIQKLAGVEALDEPYMDTPLLSMLKKRGIVLCTLLVAQSVTIGVLGAFEHVISSVQILILFIPLIIASGGNSGTQVASLIIRALALHELTPADWLQVVRKELVTGLLLGCLMGALATCSVMIWELTPMVDATGVNPLKVGLTVGAAVQAIVVYAVLLGSILPLLLQKLKLDPATISSPLVATLMDVSGLMIYMGVALVMMKVVGLT; encoded by the coding sequence GTGAACCCGACCGCCGAACTTCTCCAGCCCGAGATTGAGGAGCTGATCCGTAACAAGCGGTTTGCGGACCTGCGCAGCGCGATCCATGCGCTGCCCTATGCAGACCTCGCTCTGATCTTCGCTGAGATCGATCCCGCCCTTGCTGCGGTTGGGTTCCGTCTGCTCCCGCGCGAGGATGCTGCAGAGCTCTTTTCATATCTTGATCCCGAGCAGCAGGAAGCGCTCATCGGGCAGTTCGGGAACGACCACGTTCGTGAGATCTTTGACGAGTTGGGTGCGGACGATCTCGCGTATCTGCTTGAGGAGATGCCGTCAGATATTGCGCGACGGATCGTCAACACGATCAGTCCGGAGACGCGCGAAGCTGCCCAGCGATTGCTTGGGTATCCGGAGGAATCAGTTGGTCGTCTGATGACGCCCGACTACATCCGATTGAAGATCGACTGGACCGTTGCCCGTGCGCTTGCACACATCCGTGCGTATGGCAGAGATGCCGAAACGATCAATGTTGTCTACATCGTCGATGATCACGACAAACTGGTCAGCGATCTGAAGCTCCGCACGCTCCTGCTCGCTTCGCCGGATGCACCGCTCAGCGATCTGCAGCAGAACACGCCGACGAGCCTCTTTGCAGACGACGACCGCGAAGAAGCGGTTCGTGCAATGGCCAAGTACGACCGTATCGCGCTCCCGGTGGTGGATCATGCTGGGGTGCTTCTGGGCATCGTGACCTCCGACGACGTTGCGGACGTTGCAGAAGAGGAAGCGACCGAGGATATCCAGAAGCTCGCCGGTGTGGAAGCACTCGACGAGCCGTACATGGATACACCGCTCTTGTCCATGCTAAAAAAACGTGGCATAGTGCTGTGTACGCTGCTGGTCGCGCAGTCGGTGACTATTGGCGTGCTCGGCGCGTTCGAGCATGTTATCTCGTCTGTGCAGATTCTGATCCTGTTCATCCCGTTGATCATCGCGTCGGGCGGTAACTCGGGCACGCAGGTTGCATCGCTCATTATCCGCGCACTGGCACTGCACGAGCTGACCCCGGCGGATTGGTTGCAGGTTGTCCGCAAGGAACTTGTCACCGGACTCCTCCTCGGTTGCCTCATGGGCGCACTTGCAACGTGCAGCGTGATGATCTGGGAGTTGACTCCGATGGTCGATGCGACGGGTGTGAACCCGCTGAAGGTGGGGCTGACCGTTGGTGCAGCAGTGCAGGCAATCGTGGTATACGCGGTGCTGCTGGGATCAATCCTGCCGCTCCTGCTGCAGAAACTGAAACTCGACCCGGCGACGATATCGTCGCCTCTCGTCGCGACGCTGATGGATGTGTCCGGCCTGATGATCTACATGGGTGTTGCGTTGGTGATGATGAAGGTTGTGGGGTTGACGTAG